TAAACTGCGTAAATAGCGATAAATTAACCAAGCTAAAAGTCCTAACCCAAAATTGAATAATAGTTCTTGGACTATAAACCAGAAAATTTTCGGATCAAACCAAAGTTCCCACCGCAAAGGACTAATTTTTCTGGAGAGAATCAATAATCCAAATAGAGAATTTCCGCCTAGTGATAGGATTGACAATACTAAACATCTTTGCCAAGTGCGGACTGAGGATGTACGTCCAGAAATTAACTCTAAAGGATGTTTTTTCTGGAGTTTTCGCAGTAGTTGTTCTAACCGCCAAAACATCCATAATAGTACAGGAAATAAACAATAAATGAGTAAATTTGTGGGTCGTGAAAACCTCACAGAAATAGATAAAATATTGACTAAAGCATGAAAGAAAACAGAATTTAACCAAGCAATAAAAATTAAATGCCGATGGCGATTAAACCTTTTACTGGCAGAAATGTATATTGCTAAAGCATATCCCCAAGGAGCAGAAAACATGGCATGGACTGGTGTACCAATGCTACGGTCGAGAATGGAAGATGTGCCGTGATATAAATAAATCCAGGTTTCTTCCGCTGTGAAACCTAAAGCTACGGCTATGGTAAACAAAAAAACTGTGGTAGCTCGGAGATGATACTGACGTTGTAGATAGGAAATGGGCAGAATAACTGCTACTAATTTACAACCTTCTTCAATGGGAGCGATCGCTAATATTTGCCGGAATACCACCCCAGAAAAATGACGCTGGATCTGTTGCCAGTCTAAAACCCGGTTAGCCACATTTTCCATAGCCCATTCTAAGCCCAGAGCAGCAAAACCAGAGATAGCGCCAATAATGAACAAAACCCATAAATTTAACCAAGGTGGGGCAGCAGGAGTTCTGCGGTAATAAAACCACAAAAATAGCAGGGGGGGGATAACTGCCCACAACACTAAATATAAATTAGCCACTCACCTGAGAAATGATAGTACGGTGACGAAGACTATTGCTAGTAATAGTAGGAGGTTGGAAACCTGCCCCAATTAAGGCTTGTTCAATATCCAAACTGAAATATTCATCTAAATAAGGTTCGGTACTTTTAAGCAACGTCAAAATATAAGTTGGCATTTTTTTGTAAATTTCCGATTTGGGATTCATGTCCATAATTGCTAGGTGTCCACCGGGACGCAAAATACGTCTAGCTTCAGCAAAAATCTGGTGAGTTGCTGATTGAGGTAATTCATGAC
The DNA window shown above is from Anabaena sp. WA102 and carries:
- a CDS encoding PrsW family intramembrane metalloprotease, which encodes MANLYLVLWAVIPPLLFLWFYYRRTPAAPPWLNLWVLFIIGAISGFAALGLEWAMENVANRVLDWQQIQRHFSGVVFRQILAIAPIEEGCKLVAVILPISYLQRQYHLRATTVFLFTIAVALGFTAEETWIYLYHGTSSILDRSIGTPVHAMFSAPWGYALAIYISASKRFNRHRHLIFIAWLNSVFFHALVNILSISVRFSRPTNLLIYCLFPVLLWMFWRLEQLLRKLQKKHPLELISGRTSSVRTWQRCLVLSILSLGGNSLFGLLILSRKISPLRWELWFDPKIFWFIVQELLFNFGLGLLAWLIYRYLRSLAGRRYLFNR